The genomic interval TTGGAGTAAATTACATATTCAACCATTTTGGTGGCACAATGTAAAAACGGGTGTTGAATGGAAAAAAGATAATATGCCAAAGTTTGATGAAACTTTTAAATTAGATTAAAGGTTTATTTTGTTTTTTTATCAATGTTTATTGAATTAGTGAGTTAAAAATAGGAATTCAATTTCAAAAAATATTTTATTATATTTGTTAACAATGAAACTCGTATTAAAAAAATCTGATACCCCTGTAAATAAAAAACTAGACATTTATACAAGAGATGTTCCTTGTTTAGATGCTGCGTGGCATTATCATAAAGAATTCGAATTACTGTATATTTCTAAAAGTAACGGAATTCGTTTTGTAGGTGATAGTGTTGCTCCTTTTTTTGCAGGAGATTTAGTTTTGGTTGGGTCTTATCTGCCACATTTGTGGAGGAATGATCCTTCTTATTACGAAGAAGAAAGTACCAAAGAGGTAAAGACTATTGTAACTAAATTTACAGACGATTTTTTAGGAAATGAGATTCTTCAAATGCCAGATTTTTACAACGTAAAAAAAATATTAGAAGAATGTAAGTTTGGTTTGTCTTTTGGAGAAAATGTGAGTAAGTTTTTACATAACGATATTATGTCACTTCCAAGATTGTCATCAACAGAAAAGCACATTAAAATTTTAAGTATTTTACATAAATTATCTTTGGTTGATAAAAAAGATAAAACAGTTTTATCATCCTCAGACATGAGGCAGACAACAACCACTGAAAGTTCTGAGCGTATAGATACGGTTTTAAAATTTATATCAGATAACTATGCTTCTAGTATTAGTTTAGACGATATTTCTAATGTTGCTTGCATGACAACAAATTCTTTTTGTAGGTTTTTTAAAAAAATGACGAATAAATCATTTACCCAGTTTTTAAATGAAATTCGTATTCGAAATGCTTCTAGAATCTTGGTGCAAGAAAATTTACCAGTTTCAGAAATCTGTTATATTGTTGGTTTTAATTCAATTACTAATTTTAATAAACAATTTAAACAGATAATGGGTTCTACTCCAAAGAAGTTTAGAGAAGATATCTAGTCTCTTATTTCTTTTTTATTTAAGTACAATAACAGTTTTCCTTTATTTTATAAAGAGTATATTTTTTATCAATCACAAAATGGTAGCTTATGATAATAAGCTACCATTTGTGGTTAATATTAGCTTAATTCTATGCTAATTTATCATGTATTTTTGGCGTTAAACTAAAATATACATGTATTTAACAAAACTGCATTTTCCGACAACTTTTAAATATAGTGTTGCTTTCATGATGATATCATTATGGGGTTTTACTATAAATGGACAAACATTGCCATTCTCTGATCCTCAAAATACAGGAGATTGGATTTTAAACACTGATATTTCAGACGAATTTGAAGCAGCTACTATAAATGAAGATCAATGGTTAATTCAGGGTAGAAATGGAAAATATCAATCTAATTTTATAGGTAGAGTTCCTGCTCAGTTTTCTACAGATAATGCAATTTTAGAAGACGGAAAGTTGAAAATTCTTACAAAATGGGAACCAGATTATCCATTTACAAAAGATAATAGTGGCAATCAATTAGGTGTGTATAATGGAGTGTCTAAACCAATAACTACTGCGGCTGTAATTAGTAAAAAACAATTTCAATATGGATATATGGAAATTAAATCTAAAGCAGCAAATGCAGAAATAACAAGTGCTTTTTGGACTACAGGTCCAGGACCAGGAAAACCAGGTGGAGCAGCTGAATTAGACATGTTCGAAATGTTTGGAGGTCATAAAACCAACGACGCTTGGAAAAAAAGGTTAAAGCTTAATATTATCAGTTGGGACCCAAATAATGAAATTTTTAAAGAACAAAAAGAACTTGGTAAAATAGGTACAACACATACAAGAAATATACAAGCAGCAAATAATACAGCAGATGATTTTCATGTATATGGTTTTGAGTGGACTGCAGAATATATAAAAGTTTACATTGATGGTGTTTTACATCCAGATGGTACAATTTTAAAATCTGTTTTAACAAAAAACGGAGCAGAACCAGATAGATGGGTAACAGATGTTCCTTCTTGGATTTGGTTTGATTCTGAAACTTTCCCTTGGTTAGGTTTGCCAGATGCTTCAGATTTGCAGACTCCAGCAGAATATCAAATAGAATATATTAGAGTTTGGCAAAAACAAACAGGTAAAATATCTATTATTGGAACTACTGATGCTATTGAAGGAACTACTGATGGAAGTTTTAAAGTAGCATTACCAAACGGCGAGATTGCTACAGAAGATATTAATGTTACCTATTCAGTGGATGGAAGTGCAACGGAAGGAACAGATTATACTACA from Polaribacter sejongensis carries:
- a CDS encoding AraC family transcriptional regulator — its product is MKLVLKKSDTPVNKKLDIYTRDVPCLDAAWHYHKEFELLYISKSNGIRFVGDSVAPFFAGDLVLVGSYLPHLWRNDPSYYEEESTKEVKTIVTKFTDDFLGNEILQMPDFYNVKKILEECKFGLSFGENVSKFLHNDIMSLPRLSSTEKHIKILSILHKLSLVDKKDKTVLSSSDMRQTTTTESSERIDTVLKFISDNYASSISLDDISNVACMTTNSFCRFFKKMTNKSFTQFLNEIRIRNASRILVQENLPVSEICYIVGFNSITNFNKQFKQIMGSTPKKFREDI